Proteins encoded by one window of Blautia luti:
- the rsmB gene encoding 16S rRNA (cytosine(967)-C(5))-methyltransferase RsmB has protein sequence MINGINTRELILEILLEIEEEGKHSHIAIRNALSKYQFLPRQERAFITRVCEGTLEYRILIDYIIDSYSKITVDKMKPAIREILRSAVYQIKFMDSVPDSAVCNEAVKLAQRKGFYNLKPFVNGVLRTIAREQKNLRYPSREENLVRYLSVRYSMPENLVERWLKDYGEEKTEKILADFLTEKSVTVRCRVHKYPQEEIYQSLVNQGVEVKPAPYLPYAYEISNYNHILALDAFIQGKIQVQDVSSMLVAEVADPKKGDYIIDMCAAPGGKSLHAADKMGDYGTVDARDVSQYKVDLIEENISRTDSINIQARVMDATVFDVDSELKADIVLADVPCSGYGVIGKKPEIKYRVTPQKQEEIVILQRTILDRAAEYVKPGGVLVFSTCTIAREENEENMMWFMNNYPFKLESLDPYLPEELHSETTALGYLQLLPGVHKTDGFFIAKFRRK, from the coding sequence GAATAAATACCAGGGAACTGATCCTGGAAATACTGCTTGAAATAGAAGAAGAGGGAAAGCACAGTCATATTGCCATCCGCAATGCGCTTTCCAAGTACCAGTTCCTTCCCAGACAGGAAAGAGCTTTTATCACCAGAGTCTGCGAGGGAACTCTGGAATATCGTATTCTGATCGATTATATTATTGATTCTTATTCAAAGATCACAGTAGATAAAATGAAGCCTGCTATCAGGGAAATCCTGCGCAGTGCTGTATATCAGATTAAATTTATGGACAGTGTTCCGGACAGTGCGGTATGCAATGAAGCAGTGAAACTGGCACAGCGAAAGGGCTTCTATAATCTGAAACCTTTTGTGAACGGGGTACTGCGTACCATTGCCCGGGAACAGAAAAATCTCAGATATCCATCCAGAGAAGAGAATCTAGTCAGGTATCTGTCAGTCAGATATTCCATGCCAGAGAATCTGGTGGAACGCTGGCTTAAGGATTACGGGGAAGAGAAAACAGAGAAAATCCTGGCAGATTTCCTTACAGAGAAATCGGTTACTGTAAGATGCCGTGTCCATAAGTATCCCCAGGAAGAGATTTATCAGAGTCTTGTGAATCAGGGAGTGGAGGTAAAGCCTGCCCCGTATCTTCCATATGCTTATGAAATTTCCAATTATAATCATATTCTGGCACTGGACGCTTTTATCCAGGGAAAGATCCAGGTACAGGATGTTAGTTCCATGCTGGTAGCGGAAGTGGCTGATCCGAAAAAGGGAGATTACATCATTGATATGTGTGCTGCTCCGGGAGGTAAAAGCCTTCATGCAGCGGATAAGATGGGTGATTACGGAACTGTGGATGCCAGAGATGTGAGCCAGTACAAGGTGGATCTGATCGAAGAAAATATCAGTCGTACAGATTCCATTAATATACAGGCAAGGGTGATGGATGCCACAGTCTTTGATGTGGATTCTGAACTGAAGGCAGACATTGTTCTGGCAGATGTGCCATGCTCCGGTTACGGAGTGATTGGCAAGAAACCGGAGATCAAGTACAGGGTTACGCCGCAGAAACAGGAAGAAATCGTGATCCTTCAGAGAACGATCCTGGACCGTGCGGCAGAATATGTGAAGCCGGGCGGAGTGCTGGTATTCAGTACCTGTACCATCGCCAGAGAAGAAAACGAAGAGAATATGATGTGGTTTATGAACAATTATCCGTTTAAGCTGGAGAGTCTGGATCCTTATCTTCCGGAAGAACTTCATTCAGAGACCACAGCTCTGGGATATCTGCAGCTTCTTCCTGGTGTTCATAAGACAGACGGTTTCTTTATTGCAAAATTCAGGAGAAAATAA
- the rlmN gene encoding 23S rRNA (adenine(2503)-C(2))-methyltransferase RlmN, which translates to MTDIKSMTIDELKELMTVLGDKPFRAKQIYSWLHEHLVTSYDEMTNLSKGLREKLKEYPITALEVVDVQTSRLDGTQKYLFRLTDGNVIESVLMRYKHGNSVCISSQVGCRMGCRFCASTIGGLTRCLQPSEMLDQIYRIQSLTGERVSNVVVMGTGEPLDNYENLLRFIHILTEDGGLHISQRNLTVSTCGLVPKIYELAEEKLQMTLALSLHAPNDEKRKELMPIANKYTMDEVLEACRHYFQVTGRRITFEYSLVAGVNDSDEDARELSGRIRDINCHVNLIPVNPIKERSYVRSTRQAVENFKIKLEKCGINVTIRREMGSDIDGACGQLRKSYMEKTESEK; encoded by the coding sequence ATGACAGATATCAAGTCAATGACTATCGATGAACTGAAAGAACTGATGACAGTTCTGGGAGATAAGCCATTTCGGGCAAAGCAGATCTACAGCTGGCTTCATGAACATCTGGTGACCTCTTACGATGAGATGACCAATCTTTCCAAAGGTCTGCGAGAAAAACTGAAAGAATATCCCATTACAGCACTGGAAGTGGTGGATGTCCAGACTTCCAGGCTGGATGGAACCCAGAAATATCTGTTCCGCCTGACAGACGGCAATGTGATCGAGAGCGTTCTTATGAGATATAAGCACGGAAATTCCGTCTGTATCTCTTCACAGGTAGGATGCAGGATGGGATGCAGATTCTGTGCTTCTACCATCGGCGGGCTGACCAGATGCCTGCAACCGTCCGAAATGCTGGATCAGATCTACAGGATTCAGTCCCTGACAGGGGAAAGGGTATCCAACGTAGTAGTGATGGGCACAGGGGAACCGCTGGACAATTATGAAAATCTTCTCCGTTTCATACATATTCTTACAGAAGACGGAGGACTTCATATCAGCCAGAGAAATCTTACAGTTTCTACCTGCGGACTGGTTCCGAAGATCTATGAGCTGGCAGAAGAGAAGCTTCAGATGACGCTGGCTCTTTCCCTTCATGCACCGAATGATGAGAAGAGAAAGGAACTGATGCCCATTGCCAATAAATATACTATGGATGAAGTGCTGGAAGCATGCAGGCATTATTTCCAGGTGACCGGAAGAAGGATCACCTTTGAGTACAGCCTGGTGGCAGGGGTAAATGACAGTGACGAAGATGCCCGGGAACTTTCCGGCAGGATCCGTGATATTAACTGCCATGTAAACCTGATCCCGGTCAATCCTATCAAGGAGCGTTCCTATGTGCGTTCTACACGGCAGGCTGTGGAGAATTTTAAAATAAAACTTGAAAAATGTGGAATAAATGTTACTATTAGAAGGGAAATGGGCAGCGATATTGACGGTGCCTGTGGACAGTTAAGAAAAAGCTATATGGAAAAAACAGAAAGCGAGAAGTGA
- a CDS encoding Stp1/IreP family PP2C-type Ser/Thr phosphatase, translating to MRIYSATDVGQKRKMNQDYVFASADPVGNLPNLFVVADGMGGHNAGDYASSHAVGIVVEEIREDADFNPVKVIRHAIESANTEIITQAQKDEKLRGMGTTMVAATIVGHYAYVANVGDSRLYVAGEQIQQITKDHSLVQEMVRMGELNAEEARNHPDKNIITRALGAERTVDVDFFDLKLEPGNVVLMCSDGLSNMVEDDRIGEIISDTDRDLQERGQALISEANRNGGKDNIAIVLIEPFANEVKKC from the coding sequence ATGAGGATATATTCAGCTACTGACGTCGGGCAGAAGCGGAAGATGAACCAGGATTATGTGTTCGCCTCTGCTGACCCGGTTGGAAATCTTCCGAATCTGTTTGTAGTTGCTGACGGCATGGGGGGACATAATGCCGGGGATTATGCGTCTTCCCATGCTGTTGGTATTGTGGTGGAAGAGATTCGTGAGGATGCGGATTTCAACCCTGTGAAAGTAATCCGGCATGCGATCGAAAGTGCAAATACTGAAATTATTACTCAGGCACAGAAGGACGAAAAGCTGAGAGGAATGGGTACCACCATGGTGGCTGCTACGATAGTGGGGCATTATGCCTATGTGGCGAATGTGGGCGACAGCCGGCTCTACGTGGCAGGAGAACAGATTCAGCAGATAACGAAAGATCACTCATTGGTGCAGGAGATGGTAAGGATGGGAGAGCTTAATGCCGAGGAGGCAAGGAACCATCCGGATAAAAATATCATCACAAGAGCGCTTGGGGCGGAAAGAACTGTAGATGTGGATTTCTTTGATCTGAAGCTGGAACCGGGAAATGTGGTTCTGATGTGCTCGGATGGACTGAGCAATATGGTTGAAGATGATAGGATCGGAGAGATCATTTCCGATACAGACAGAGATCTGCAGGAAAGAGGACAGGCTCTGATCAGTGAAGCAAACCGCAACGGCGGCAAGGACAATATTGCAATTGTATTGATAGAACCATTCGCAAATGAGGTGAAAAAATGTTAA